One Pongo pygmaeus isolate AG05252 chromosome 10, NHGRI_mPonPyg2-v2.0_pri, whole genome shotgun sequence genomic window carries:
- the CD9 gene encoding CD9 antigen — MPVKGGTKCIKYLLFGFNFIFWLAGIAVLAIGLWLRFDSQTKSIFEQETNNNNSSFYTGVYILIGAGALMMLVGFLGCCGAVQESQCMLGLFFGFLLVIFAIEIAAAIWGYSHKDEVIKEVQEFYKDTYNKLKTKDEPQRETLKAIHYALNCCGLVGGVEQFISDICPKKDGLETFTVKSCPDAIKEVFDNKFHIIGAVGIGIAVVMIFGMIFSMILCCAIRRNREMV, encoded by the exons ATGCCGGTCAAAGGAGGCACCAAGTGCATCAAATACCTGCTGTTCGGATTTAACTTCATCTTCTGG CTTGCCGGGATTGCTGTCCTTGCCATTGGACTATGGCTCCGATTCGACTCTCAGACCAAGAGCATCTTCGAGCaagaaactaataataataattccagcTTCTACACAG GAGTCTATATTCTGATCGGAGCCGGCGCCCTCATGATGCTGGTGGGCTTCCTGGGCTGCTGTGGAGCTGTGCAGGAGTCCCAGTGCATGCTGGGACTG TTCTTCGGCTTCCTCTTGGTGATATTCGCCATTGAAATAGCTGCGGCCATCTGGGGATATTCCCACAAGGATGAG GTGATTAAGGAAGTCCAGGAGTTTTACAAGGACACCTACAACAAGCTGAAAACCAAGGATGAGCCCCAGCGGGAAACGCTGAAAGCCATCCACTATGCG TTGAACTGCTGTGGTTTGGTTGGGGGCGTGGAACAGTTTATCTCAGACATCTGCCCCAAGAAGGACGGACTCGAAACCTTCACCGTGAAG TCCTGTCCTGATGCCATCAAGGAGGTCTTCGATAATAAATTCCACATCATCGGCGCAGTGGGCATTGGCATCGCTGTGGTCATG